In Candidatus Abyssobacteria bacterium SURF_5, the following are encoded in one genomic region:
- the gatA gene encoding Asp-tRNA(Asn)/Glu-tRNA(Gln) amidotransferase subunit GatA, protein MQNRNGKDLALLPAHRLSEMLRSGETTSTEITEQVLENIERRDQLLKAYLSVMKEEALRKAEEVDKKIRTGSALSPLAGIPLALKDNMCLMGTETTCASKILKGFVAPYDATVVARLKAADCVFVGKTNLDEFAMGSSTENSAFGPTRNPWDTARAPGGSSGGSAAAVAAGETILSLGSDTGGSIRQPAAFCGIVGLKPTYGRVSRYGLVAFASSLDQIGPLTRDVTDTALLMNVIAGHDPWDSTSAEVESPDFTGSLVKDVAGLRIGVPSEYFIEGIDVEMARAVRAAVELLEGLGAKSVEISLPHTEYGLPVYYVVAPAEASSNLARYDGVKYGYRSPSSGDMFDMYYNTKSGGFGSEVKRRIMLGTFALSSGYYDAYYLKAQKVRTLIKQDFEEAFKKCDVIFTPTTPTPPFLIGEKVDDPLQMYLSDVFTLNVNLTGIPAVVIPCGFSSNHLPIGLQIIGKPFDEQTILRAAYTFEQNTDYHKQAPDFSKLDK, encoded by the coding sequence ATGCAGAACAGGAATGGGAAGGATCTGGCGCTGCTTCCGGCTCATCGGCTGAGCGAGATGCTTCGGTCGGGCGAGACGACATCGACAGAGATTACCGAGCAGGTGCTTGAAAACATCGAGCGGCGCGATCAGCTCCTGAAGGCATATCTTTCCGTGATGAAAGAGGAAGCCTTGCGAAAGGCGGAGGAAGTCGATAAGAAGATACGCACGGGATCGGCGCTCTCGCCGCTGGCGGGAATCCCGCTTGCGCTCAAGGACAACATGTGTCTGATGGGGACGGAAACCACATGCGCCTCGAAAATTCTCAAGGGCTTTGTCGCACCGTATGATGCCACCGTGGTCGCGCGTTTGAAGGCGGCTGATTGTGTGTTTGTGGGCAAGACGAATCTCGACGAATTCGCGATGGGCTCTTCGACCGAGAATTCGGCGTTTGGGCCGACGCGGAACCCGTGGGACACGGCGCGTGCGCCCGGCGGATCGAGCGGAGGCTCGGCGGCTGCCGTCGCCGCGGGCGAAACGATTCTTTCACTGGGCTCTGATACCGGCGGCTCGATTCGCCAGCCGGCCGCATTCTGCGGGATAGTCGGACTGAAGCCGACGTATGGTCGGGTTTCACGGTATGGGCTGGTAGCCTTTGCTTCGTCGCTCGATCAGATTGGGCCGCTCACTCGCGATGTGACCGATACGGCTTTGCTGATGAACGTAATTGCCGGCCATGATCCATGGGATTCGACCTCGGCGGAAGTCGAGAGCCCTGATTTCACCGGGAGTCTGGTGAAAGATGTGGCGGGGCTGCGGATCGGGGTGCCCAGCGAATATTTTATTGAAGGGATAGACGTTGAAATGGCGCGTGCTGTGCGCGCCGCTGTCGAGCTGCTCGAGGGTCTGGGGGCGAAATCGGTCGAGATTTCCCTGCCGCATACCGAGTACGGGTTGCCGGTGTATTATGTGGTTGCGCCCGCCGAGGCCAGCTCGAACCTGGCGCGGTATGACGGGGTCAAATATGGCTACCGCAGTCCGTCGTCGGGCGACATGTTCGACATGTACTACAACACCAAGAGCGGAGGCTTCGGCTCGGAAGTCAAGCGCCGCATCATGCTCGGCACCTTTGCGCTCAGCTCGGGTTATTACGACGCGTATTATCTCAAAGCGCAAAAAGTGAGAACGCTGATCAAGCAGGATTTCGAAGAAGCCTTCAAGAAATGCGACGTCATTTTCACTCCCACAACGCCGACGCCGCCGTTCCTGATCGGCGAGAAAGTCGATGATCCGCTCCAGATGTACCTTTCCGACGTATTCACCCTGAACGTGAATCTTACCGGCATCCCCGCGGTGGTCATTCCCTGCGGATTCTCGTCTAACCACCTGCCCATCGGGCTGCAGATTATCGGCAAGCCTTTCGACGAGCAAACGATACTGCGGGCGGCGTATACCTTTGAGCAGAATACCGATTATCACAAACAGGCGCCCGATTTCTCGAAGCTCGACAAATAA
- a CDS encoding radical SAM protein, which translates to MSKNILLIAPHIHDFAAYDLWLKPLGLLYVASAAEATGYSVRLINCLDRLHPAAQTLDRKHRSRSNGNGKGKFSFEEIPKPAPLAAIPRTFKRYGIPRDVFRRELEAGPRPHAIGVGSMMTYWYQGVAETIQIARKVFSDVPIILGGIYATLCPDHAQSHSGADYIIQAAGERQFTELLQKLVGPGEIRDHHKNGPAYHLLEHVDSVSMTTSYGCPFACAYCASKLLRPAFRQRPVREVVTEIEHYRRQRDIRDIAFYDDALLVNRENHIKPILRELIDGKINVRLHTPNGLHANMIDEELATLMKNAGFATIRLSVESIDPALMNDSCMKVTAAGFRRGVHNLIEAGYEPASLEAYVLMGMPGQPPQAIEETMRFVHGEGLLIRLSDFSPIPGTPCFEAARTTWNLDLGEPLLHNSSVLPYLVPGMLEQYQDLKALARSLNANLRDPALES; encoded by the coding sequence ATGAGCAAGAACATCCTCTTGATCGCCCCCCATATCCACGATTTCGCCGCATACGACCTCTGGTTGAAACCGCTCGGCCTCCTCTATGTTGCCTCGGCCGCCGAGGCAACCGGCTACTCTGTCCGCTTGATCAACTGCCTCGACCGCCTGCATCCGGCCGCACAGACACTTGACCGCAAACATCGTTCAAGATCAAACGGAAACGGAAAGGGCAAATTCAGCTTCGAGGAAATACCAAAACCCGCTCCCCTCGCCGCGATACCCCGTACATTCAAGCGCTACGGAATACCGCGTGACGTCTTTCGAAGAGAGCTCGAGGCCGGACCTCGTCCGCATGCCATAGGCGTCGGCTCGATGATGACCTACTGGTATCAAGGTGTGGCAGAAACAATACAAATTGCGCGTAAAGTCTTCTCCGATGTGCCCATCATTCTGGGCGGCATATATGCTACGCTTTGCCCCGACCATGCCCAGAGTCATTCGGGCGCCGATTACATCATTCAAGCGGCGGGCGAGCGGCAGTTCACCGAACTGCTGCAAAAACTTGTCGGGCCCGGAGAAATCCGCGACCACCATAAGAACGGCCCGGCCTACCATCTGCTCGAACACGTCGATTCCGTGAGCATGACCACATCATACGGGTGCCCGTTCGCATGCGCCTATTGCGCCTCCAAATTGCTTCGCCCCGCTTTTCGGCAGAGACCGGTCCGTGAGGTCGTCACTGAGATAGAGCACTATCGACGACAACGAGATATCCGCGATATCGCTTTTTACGACGACGCGCTCCTTGTGAATCGGGAGAACCACATCAAACCGATCCTGCGCGAATTGATCGACGGAAAAATAAACGTCCGCCTGCACACCCCCAATGGGCTTCACGCAAACATGATCGATGAGGAACTGGCAACCCTGATGAAGAATGCCGGTTTCGCAACCATCCGCCTCAGCGTCGAAAGCATTGATCCCGCACTCATGAACGACTCCTGCATGAAGGTCACCGCCGCCGGATTCCGGCGCGGCGTGCACAATCTGATCGAAGCGGGATATGAGCCGGCCTCGCTCGAGGCTTACGTCCTGATGGGCATGCCCGGCCAGCCGCCCCAAGCAATCGAGGAAACCATGCGATTCGTCCACGGCGAAGGCCTGCTCATCCGGCTGTCCGATTTCTCCCCCATCCCCGGAACCCCCTGCTTTGAGGCGGCGAGGACGACGTGGAACCTGGACCTCGGTGAGCCCCTCCTTCACAACAGCTCGGTCCTCCCCTACCTTGTCCCCGGAATGCTGGAGCAGTACCAAGATCTCAAAGCGCTCGCCCGCTCCCTCAATGCAAACCTTCGTGACCCTGCGCTCGAATCCTGA
- the gatC gene encoding Asp-tRNA(Asn)/Glu-tRNA(Gln) amidotransferase subunit GatC translates to MKITREIIEHVAQLSRLRFEEKELEGFISQLNEILDYVAKLEKLDTSGIAPTSHMFFEKTPMREDKVREGSSPISELLANAPRREDNFYVVPRVIE, encoded by the coding sequence ATGAAAATAACCCGCGAGATTATTGAACACGTCGCCCAGCTCTCGCGCCTGCGGTTCGAGGAGAAGGAGCTTGAGGGCTTCATCTCGCAATTGAATGAGATACTGGATTATGTGGCAAAGCTGGAAAAGCTGGACACTAGCGGGATTGCGCCCACATCGCACATGTTTTTCGAGAAGACCCCGATGCGCGAGGACAAGGTGCGCGAGGGATCCTCTCCCATTTCCGAGCTTTTGGCGAATGCGCCCCGGCGCGAAGACAATTTTTATGTGGTTCCGCGGGTAATCGAGTAA